From Aliarcobacter butzleri, the proteins below share one genomic window:
- the greA gene encoding transcription elongation factor GreA: MEKEPMTLAGYNKVTAELDFLKKTERPETVIALDEARQLGDLKENAEYHSAKEKLKLIDIQIAELNAVISKAVIIDPTTLPHDRVSFGSTIDLVDVDTDEEFTYTIVGGVESSAEKGMISFNSPLAKQLMGKEAGDELNATLPGGAKTFEILKVYYKEISL; encoded by the coding sequence ATGGAAAAGGAACCAATGACCCTAGCAGGTTATAATAAAGTAACAGCAGAATTAGATTTTTTGAAAAAAACAGAAAGACCTGAAACTGTAATTGCATTAGATGAAGCTAGACAGTTAGGCGATTTAAAAGAAAATGCCGAATATCACTCTGCAAAAGAAAAATTAAAGTTAATTGACATTCAAATTGCAGAGTTAAATGCAGTAATTTCAAAGGCAGTTATTATTGATCCAACAACTTTACCTCATGATAGAGTAAGTTTTGGGTCAACTATTGACTTAGTTGATGTCGATACAGATGAAGAATTTACTTACACAATAGTTGGTGGAGTAGAATCAAGTGCTGAAAAAGGAATGATATCTTTTAATTCACCTTTAGCAAAACAACTTATGGGAAAAGAAGCAGGTGATGAATTAAACGCAACACTTCCTGGCGGAGCTAAAACTTTTGAAATCTTAAAAGTTTACTACAAAGAGATAAGTTTATAA
- a CDS encoding tRNA threonylcarbamoyladenosine dehydratase has protein sequence MKYDRTIKLFGQETFDKFKDVKLILFGVGGIGSFALDALYNTGITNITIVDFDTYEDSNMNRQLGSHGNIGRIKVEVLKEKYPEVTPIHVKVTPEWIDNFDFSSYDYILDAIDDIKPKVHLIKKHFTKVISTSGGAKRIDATKLEYISIWDTYNDQFIKKVRTELKNQGFKKKFKVVFSSEVPLCVEKGSFEGVTASFGLMMASVTVQKLLKKMKKAKD, from the coding sequence ATGAAATATGATAGAACAATAAAACTATTTGGACAAGAAACATTTGATAAGTTTAAAGATGTAAAGTTAATATTATTTGGTGTTGGGGGAATTGGAAGTTTTGCTCTTGATGCACTTTACAATACTGGAATTACAAATATCACAATAGTTGATTTTGATACTTATGAAGATTCAAATATGAATAGACAATTGGGAAGCCACGGAAATATAGGAAGAATAAAAGTTGAAGTTTTAAAAGAAAAATATCCAGAAGTTACTCCAATTCATGTAAAAGTTACTCCTGAATGGATTGATAACTTCGATTTTTCATCTTATGATTATATTTTAGATGCAATTGATGATATAAAACCTAAAGTTCATTTGATTAAAAAGCATTTTACAAAAGTTATAAGTACAAGTGGAGGAGCAAAAAGAATAGATGCTACTAAACTTGAATATATATCTATTTGGGATACTTATAACGACCAATTTATAAAAAAAGTAAGAACTGAATTAAAAAATCAAGGCTTTAAAAAGAAGTTTAAAGTTGTCTTTTCATCAGAAGTTCCTTTATGTGTAGAAAAAGGAAGTTTTGAAGGAGTTACTGCTTCTTTTGGGTTAATGAT
- a CDS encoding UDP-2,3-diacylglucosamine diphosphatase, with product MNLQIKDEAIFVADSHFNQKNQEFLQLLKKIENKEINISQLFLMGDIFDFLSCECKYFIKQNIEVITLLNKLSNDIEIIYLEGNHDFNLQNLFSNIKVIKRENQPFFVKIEEKKVALSHGDNFLDWKYELFCKLIRNSIFLKFMNFIDINFFISKKLEQALLNKNICHNILNFENIVEKRVKNYSDDIIIEGHYHQGKTLIFKNQKYINIASLCCQKEYLRFKNDEFIKEMI from the coding sequence ATGAATCTTCAAATTAAAGATGAGGCTATTTTTGTAGCTGATTCTCACTTCAATCAAAAAAATCAAGAGTTTTTACAATTATTAAAAAAAATTGAAAATAAAGAGATAAATATTTCGCAACTTTTTTTAATGGGTGATATTTTTGATTTCTTATCATGTGAATGTAAATATTTTATAAAACAAAATATTGAAGTTATAACTCTTTTGAATAAATTATCTAATGATATAGAAATTATTTACTTAGAAGGAAACCACGATTTTAATCTACAAAATCTTTTTTCAAATATAAAAGTAATAAAAAGAGAGAATCAACCTTTTTTTGTAAAAATAGAAGAAAAAAAAGTTGCTTTATCTCATGGAGATAATTTTTTAGATTGGAAATATGAACTATTTTGTAAACTAATAAGAAATAGTATATTTTTAAAGTTTATGAATTTTATAGATATAAATTTTTTTATTTCAAAAAAACTTGAACAAGCTTTATTAAACAAAAACATTTGTCATAATATTTTAAACTTCGAGAATATTGTAGAAAAAAGAGTAAAAAATTATAGTGATGATATTATTATCGAAGGACATTATCATCAAGGTAAAACTCTAATTTTTAAAAATCAAAAATATATAAATATTGCATCTCTTTGTTGTCAAAAAGAGTATTTAAGATTTAAAAATGATGAATTTATAAAAGAAATGATTTAA